TCAAAAATGCTTATCGAATTCTGTAAGTAAATATAGATTTCGCAAACTTTCGTTAAAACGGACAAAAGATAGAGCTTTAAACTTCTACGCCTTCGAATGCTTAGAGACGCTCTGAGACGCTCAAATAGGATCAGGTCAGGCTTTGCGACTTATCGGCCAGCTTCCGTCATGCATATTAAAGCTACCTGCAGTCCACAAGGCGACGACAAGAGGGAATATTCTATTAAGCAAGCAACTTGGAAGCCTTCAATCTGACGTATGTTTAGGACATTACGTTTTTAATAACATCATTTCCGAACCAGCAAGTTACTATAATTAATCAATTACATTGCATTGattatatctaaaaataaagttaactaATCTACCTACAAGATAAgagcataattataattatgtacagtttataataatttaataatcttgGAATTCTTGGATAATAACTTTAATTGAGACTTTAAGATTCGTTGTTcaagtattttgttgtttttagcacaatacagtaaatgtgtctCTACAGTCCAATTACTTATGGTATTACCGGCTCGGTGCTATATCCTTTCTGTACTTTGAAAAATTCAGTAGGTATATAGTGAATCCTTAAACAATAAATAGGTGAGTAGTCAAATAGGAaaacttacaggccaattcgaacgtgcacctgacttgaaaccgatatttgaatgatattggaatcatatcagttagctgtcattctgACTGACTTTTCCGTACATGTATTAGTGCGAGCAAGACGCCCGCGCGAATGACTGATATATATGACTCCAATACCTatcattcaaatatcggtttgatatCATGtccacgttcgaattggcctgttaaattaacaataaactcTAGTCTTTAGTTTTACTGTTTGCAATATTTTAATAGACCATGAGAATTTCTTGAAACAAAATAACACGCAATACTagttaaaaaatgtttattgtttattattacatttattactctGGAGGTATATTTTTTGTCTAGGATTGTTTGCTTGGTGTGTATTAAATACTCCTCTTGCACCACCCTTACTCTTTTTTCGTAGCTTCAGACTTCGCCTTTACTTCTTCAAGCtgcaaatgaaatgaaattgtgtgtgaaaaaaacattttagttAATAATTACATTTCGTGAACATTAATATAAAACCGttctttataaataataaagtatttCGAATTAAGCAATAATAAATttgagcatttttttaaatcataccaAACATTTGTTCACTACGAATCGAGCAGTTAACACGTTCACTGCTAGACAATAAGCATTACTCAAAAACCATGCAATATCTATAGTATAGGCTCCAAGGCGGGTTGACGAGACTATATAAACGTGACATTCGGGTgttaactgcagctgcattactgttgttgcggcgtcgttgttgTCGTctctgtatctgtcaatttccttaataaaattaGTGACATTCGCCGCTGCGTTACTGGCGCGATTATGACGATCGTGACTGAATGTCACTCATTTTGTCAAGGAAATTTCACCTGTCACCTTAACGAGCAACACAGTAGTGTCGTAGTGTACGCCAGGGCTGTGCCAAATGTCACAATCAAACATGCTGTTACTTTTATTTTGATAGTTCTTAGTGTCGCCACTGCGTGACGCATTTGCAAATTCTTACATTAAAATTGCCTtaataataacgtaataatgtgtaaaattttgaaatcgAGCTTTTAGAAGTGGCTATAAATAGTTTTCGAATTACCATTTAGGTTctaaaatatacatacctacataataccGAATAGATTTCATAATTTTCgacatacctatataaataatatcataattaaAACTCATTTGTTGGTGACAACCCTGCGAGCAATGTGCGCCCGCGTTTTTTGGCGAGCCTGTTGatctatacctatacaataaccTGCcgaaaactaactaactaggaTTCAAACATAATGTTCCtaattaaactaacacgattttcactcataactTTAAAAGTAACAAGGGACTTAAACGCGAGTAAACGCgtataaacgtaagtttgtacgcgattaagccccgtgttacttttaaatttataatgttcCTAATTATAATTCTATCAGACACTTGAAATTGTAACAGATTCATTTTCTTAACAGTTACAAATGGATTCGCCAGCTAAAGTATGcatataaatgtattattattattacgagcccactgtgtcccactgctgggcaaaggcctcccccctcatataaatataaatgcatATAAATGTAGAATCATTTTATTAGTAGATTCATTATACTCGTAAAGCTTTCATTAAAAACCATTTCCGTGTATTTAATGGACTTCGCCATACAGATCATAGCGATTTATTTATAGTACTTATGATGAAATTCCTCTCatccacaaaaaaaaacaaagttttataAGTGGGAATAGGTATTTTGaaattgttgtttgtgtacgtACCGCCTTGCCGATACTGTTCACGGCATCATTGAGACCTTTTTTAATCTCTTCAGGGTCAAAGGTCTCCTTCAGCTTGTCACCGACTTGCTTGCTCAAGGCTCCCAACTGCTTCTGAATATCCTCTAAGTAGTTGGTGTTGGCTTCTGCGGCTGCGGCAGCGGCTGGGGCGTCGCGTTTCACAAAGGCGTGAACctattatataatacatattttatgaaCAATTGCAGAACAGTTATAAGAACTTGAGACTTTGGATAAGTCTAATTTCCTCACATcgttttctttcaccgaaaagcaacttggaaaaaatatacaaataatagttTGTATACAAGTTACAATAtactcattggtacaagccgaGGGCCGAACCGACAGCCTCCGGTTTAAAAAGTCTTATACTTTACCTCTAGGCCACCAATGTTTgaatacttattaaaaaaacagtaccgtttttatattgatattgtatgtacttatttaagtgGCCTTTTAAACTACTGCTGACCTTATGGTATCATCAACATAATGTACGCAATAAAGAaaggaaaacttttattttaactttaatacaattattatcATTCCCAAAGACAGAGTTCAATTTTATGTAaagtgtgtaaataaaaaaactgaagaaaatatgtaaatatttaaaaaagtatagagatataaatatttgtatctATTCAAAATACTTCTTACTTTAAATCACTGTTACGTCGTATTTTTTCTGTAGGGCACATCACAATATAATTTACCATATTAGATcagatttaattaaaaaaacacctatggttatataaaacaaaaagaacattacatatatttatttttgttttaatatcccACGTACAACTTACGCTTAAGAGGCAGACGGCCAACACAATAATCAAGGACTTCTGCATTATGATTGATGATTTGGATGCTTGACTTTACCAAACGATGGCCAAAAAGATACTGCTCACAGTGAATATACATGCACGGTTATTGTATGATCACCCTTCAGTGATTATCAATGACATTCACTAAGATTAACGATGTAGAGGGTGTACTCTTCATAAAGCTTAATAAGAAAATGACTATTAATAAATACCGCTAATATGTCTTTGATTAAATTGAATGCACGGCGGTCGCAGTCAGAATCTAGGGGTGCACACTCGGAGCGTGAGCTTGCTTGCGCTTCAGGTCAGCGTCCTTTATTATTAAGAGAATAGTGTTCACACATAGTGCCACTGAATGTGAGCCAAAAGTGAACCGTACCCTTAGGCAGTTGTCTACGCTGCGGCGATCAGGGAGTAACGAGTTGGCGACTGGCGATATGAGAGCGCTTATACGCGACGCCGACAAGCAAACGCTCGCTGTACTCTGACCACTCGCTCTATCGTGACAAGCGTGACTAACTGATGGAGCTACTGACAAGCGTGACTAACTGATGGAGCTACTGAGAACTAATAAAGGGTTACTGGGTTTTAAATTACCAAATTGCTTCTCGTTTTgcgattttacatttttgtataaaacaCGTCATAATACAAACATATATCCTGAAAAGATCCTAAGCCGCCGTAACCACATACAATACGAGGTGAGCACGAAAAATACATTAAGTAAATGTACGAAACTATAAGACGTTAGATAATATTGTGGGAGCGATTTTATGAGTATTTTGCTAACAGAACTTCCGTGAGACTGGATTGGACACTGATTCGTCTCACTACATCTATTTCGATAAGGCACTCGTCAACCATGCTAGCGAAGCAAAAATCGTAATTCAGGGAAAAGTACAGGAGGCTATTGAAATTAGTCGTCAGACAAACgaaataaaaccatgaaaatggattatatcgcgtatattgaatttataatacatcccgacgtttcgaaccctttacagcgttcgtggtcaacgggatagttttatttcatgagtaactatcgcggtaaccgaagacaatattatgtcagACAAACTTTAAGCTTGATTGTGGTCGGTCAGTGGCTCCTGGCTGGAAATTTGTGTTACGTCGGTAGACAGTGTGGACGAAACTTTAAGTAATGACATAGTGAATATTGTGTTTGACAATAATGCtgaaaacgagggtagtttttCGCTTCCCCTGCCACCGCCGATTCCCGCGTCGAGCAATCTGTCGCGGAGATCTGCAGTTCGCAGTCTGCATCAGTCCGCCAACGCGTGTTCCTGAGCGAAACATGTTGAGCAATTTTAGACTTAAAAAACGTGAGTTAaaagattttgttttattaaaaaggcGATTTACttaataagtacatattaaCTCAAATCCTATACGGATAGGTATGATGGTCGCGGTTGTCTACGTATATCATCTTTCTATCTAGCGGTGTTAAATAATTGTTCAGAGCACTGCAGCTGCTTTGCCAGATGATTTTCATTATAATACGCCTCCAGAATAACAGAAGTTAGCTTATGTACCGTCTGGTTTATTAATCTTTGGTCAAGTGCGTTCCAAGAAAGCCAAATGAGTTCAAAGGTTCCTGTTATCAGTCAATTAATGAATGATCATGTAACCATCTCGATCTCTAAACATAATGCATGTATGTAGCAATATGTACGTGTGGTTTGTTTGTACATTACATTTAATCCTTACTACTGTTCTGTTTCTTGTAGTTAAACTTTTTCTTCGTTTTCACCTCATTGCAGACTTTTTCTAATTCTTAAGTTAGCTACAATTTGAAATGTACCTACCCATTAGAAATGCAAATAATGTGCTTATGACTAGATTTTAACTGTCCATACTAGTGTATTTTTTAGCGTTTACTATGGAGTTTTATACTTGTTGCAACATGTCAGTTTTAGGTACAGTTACCTGCGATAATGTGTTATACTCTTCGaaagccgcaaaaatatgtgacacgctcttatggctctacaaataagattgtgtcagatatttttgcggccttcgttgtgtaacataattattattgcaggtgactgtagtACTTATTTAACTGTCAGGCCATTTCGAACTTATTTTGATTATCAGAATGACATCGAAATAATGTCACTCagatatcgtgcatttcgctcgtacttgtctgtacatgtattggcgcggacGAGACTTACAAtaaactaaatgacatcattcagatatcataCTGAAGTCAGTGTACGTTAGAATTGGCCTGCGTATCGGAATAAAGGAGGATACTAATTAGTCTGGATCATTATTCTAATTATTTTGCCAGTACGTTTATTTCACAACAAGTCACATTAGTGTCGAGCCAGAGGGGTTAGGGGTTATCTCTAACACGACATCCAGCTTTATACTTACAAGCCGATTCGAGCGTAcattgacatcagaatgatatctgactgatgtaatttagttatcgagtatttcgctcgtacttgtctgtACATGTATGGACGCGAGCGAggcgcacgataactaaatgacatcgttcagatatcattctgaagTCAGTGTGAAATTCTAACAATTTAGAATCACAATCACAATAACTgtcaagtaggtatttaaaataagttttcaatatgaagtcaaaatcaaataaacgccactaaattataattatgtatattaaaataataacaattgtaataataatagtaatagttgtaTTTACTTTAGAGCTgacttattaattatatttttgttcagtAAGTAGACGTACACAAATATTTCAAGATGGCGCCTTGGTCGCTGTCAAGTCCTCGAACTGCAACAAACAATTACTTTGGTTACATATTCACTCACAGATAAACTTAtactaaaggtgactgtccaattgtaactgccgctgcactgcagttgcgacgttacgcggtgccgcactactgtagcagcacgactgcggctgttgcggcgtgcagtcgcgacagcgttcgttgatggcttgtcaatgtcaagtcatataatgtcatacgtacaaataaaatactaatttacttttgtattttttacgtgaagaagcgagtgacgataatgctacatgaaaaagaagaccagtttgcctttctacaatagtcagagtccgaccaaggcagctacgcaatattaataaaaaatctgatatttaatggtgatcctttattcagataatattgccgattaaatgaaaagcaattcaacattgaatgagacttaataattgacgaaatacaatcaaattactcaaataaaattaatgcagaggaaaaattattcttaacattaaggtaagttcacaatgtgaaattttcttccccatcctcttgcctaaatgcgtgaccaccgcacacagcaatccgacggaaacgggactcatggagttcgtgatatatacggggggagtgcgcacttgatccacctgcatcacgtataggtactcggccgtcagaaacgtgcggctggatttagaagtctgtaataaacgtcccctcaaaaccatgccaggtaggctcttttagcaggccttttattgatttctgcaaagtgattcgtgggttctggagatgacgatgcgacacgtaagaataaaattatccaatggtgggcaggcagtcgttcggtgttagcaaaatattacagatttatctttctaagtatcaatattaagccaattttactttccttaggtaccaaacagtgaagtatgatgaataaaataatttgtaatttacacttcatattgtccagttgcaggtgtgaatgggcgacggcactctatgatatgaccgcaccatccatataaaacttgacgggcgagacaagaaatcctttatgaagaaagatatttccctcgccttggccgatagaaagaacttttaataaattaatttgaataataaatggtttcctcgtgttggtgtgaagaattacgtgttgcactgtaacacagtttgtttaaccctcatgccttgagacctccgcaactgtcaatattctaaattttaaaccattcgcttctctcgtggttcaattttgtatcgtttcgtatgtttggatatcaatatgttaccatgaggtattaaataacatctttgccccttgtaataaaaataaatgattgcttcttttatttagctcaggaatggctttgcaatgacaaaatgagaaattgtcaccataaacgacattatataatatgatatattacaatacaattacagttgccaggaatattcggcaacta
The sequence above is drawn from the Cydia strobilella chromosome 2, ilCydStro3.1, whole genome shotgun sequence genome and encodes:
- the LOC134755449 gene encoding uncharacterized protein LOC134755449, which produces MQKSLIIVLAVCLLSVHAFVKRDAPAAAAAAEANTNYLEDIQKQLGALSKQVGDKLKETFDPEEIKKGLNDAVNSIGKALEEVKAKSEATKKE